A DNA window from Trichomycterus rosablanca isolate fTriRos1 chromosome 9, fTriRos1.hap1, whole genome shotgun sequence contains the following coding sequences:
- the LOC134319760 gene encoding forkhead box protein A2-like, producing MLGAMKMEAHHEQPDWSAYYSEPECYTSVGNMASGLGMNSMGAYVSCAGNVNMTSYVPAGLGHPTNTGTNTCTGMTSSLASYPNINTNSQVAGRPRDIKGYRRSYTHAKPPYSYISLITMAIQQSSSKMLTLNEIYQWIMDLFPFYRQNQQRWQNSVRHSLSFNDCFLKVSRSPDKPGKGSFWTLHPNSGNMFENGCYLRRQKRFKCDKQADKESEMKLPDETEPPRDTSPNKDAEMSDLKEVHSPEHQTDHQDHHHGDHHHLHHNHLPQHLPQHHPMLMHGSHLKPEHHTYSFDHPFSIHNLMSSEQQHHKLDMKTYEHAMHCSVSYSSSMNGPPMMPTRTSVDHSVLSSEYSYYPLPTCVNRA from the exons ATGCTGGGAGCGATGAAGATGGAAGCGCATCATGAGCAGCCGGACTGGAGCGCGTATTACTCTGAACCTGAG TGCTACACATCAGTTGGAAACATGGCCAGTGGACTGGGTATGAACTCTATGGGTGCCTATGTGAGCTGTGCAGGCAATGTGAACATGACAAGTTACGTGCCTGCAGGACTCGGCCACCCAACAAACACTGGAACCAACACGTGCACCGGGATGACGTCCAGCCTGGCTTCCTATccaaacataaacacaaacagtcAGGTTGCTGGTAGGCCTCGTGATATAAAAGGGTACCGGAGGAGCTACACACATGCGAAACCTCCCTACTCATACATTTCACTGATCACCATGGCCATTCAACAGTCCTCATCTAAGATGCTAACACTTAACGAGATCTACCAGTGGATCATGGATTTGTTTCCCTTTTACCGCCAAAACCAGCAGCGCTGGCAGAACTCGGTGCGCCACTCGCTCTCCTTCAACGACTGTTTTCTCAAAGTGTCCAGATCACCAGATAAACCAGGTAAAGGCTCCTTCTGGACACTTCATCCCAATTCAGGCAATATGTTTGAGAATGGATGCTATCTGCGCAGGCAGAAACGTTTCAAATGCGACAAGCAGGCAGACAAGGAGTCTGAGATGAAACTGCCCGATGAGACGGAACCTCCTCGAGACACGTCTCCAAATAAAGATGCAGAAATGTCTGATCTGAAAGAGGTTCATAGTCCAGAGCATCAGACTGATCACCAGGACCACCACCATGGTGATCATCATCACCTTCATCACAACCATCTCCCTCAGCATCTGCCTCAACACCATCCCATGCTCATGCACGGCTCGCACCtaaaaccagagcaccacacGTACTCCTTCGACCACCCGTTCTCCATCCACAACCTCATGTCCAGCGAGCAGCAGCACCACAAACTGGACATGAAGACTTACGAACATGCCATGCACTGCTCAGTCAGCTATAGTTCATCGATGAATGGGCCGCCGATGATGCCCACCAGGACCAGTGTCGATCATTCAGTACTTTCATCAGAGTATTCGTATTATCCGCTACCAACATGTGTCAACAGGGCATAA